GCGGCTGCAAGAGGCTGAAGATCAGCGTGAACGGGTCGCGCAGAACGGGCTTGAGCTCCCGGCTCAGCACATTGCCGGTGTCGCGCGCGAGGTTCGGGCGCACGCGTGTGTCGTTGTCGGTCATGAGTGGACTCCTGTCATGTCGTTCCCCGAGAGGGAGGGTGCGGGATCGGGCGAGTCGACGGCGGCCTCGGCGCCCTCTCCGGCCTCGCGCAGGGTGCGTCCGGTGAGAGCGAGGAACACGTCGTCGAGGGTGGGTGGCACTCCGGTCGCCCGATGGACGGTGATGCCGGCGGCGTCGAGTTCTCGCACGACCACCGGGAGCAGCCTGTCGCCCTCCGGGACCGCGAGCGAGATCTCGGAGTCTTCGACCGTGACCTCAGCCGCGCTGAGACGAGCGACCACGCTCCGCGCGCTCGCCGCGTCGGCAGCATCCGCGAATCCGAACGTCAGCACGTCTCCGGCGAGCTTCGCCTTGAGGGAGGTGGCGTCGTCGTCCGCGATGATGCGGCCCTTGTCCATGACCATCACTCGTTCGGCGTAACGGTCGGCCTCTTCCAAGTAGTGCGTGGTGAGGAAGACGGTTGTGCCGTGCTGGGTGCGCAGGTCGAGGATGTGCTCCCAGAGGTTGGCCCTGCTCTGCGGGTCGAGTCCGGTGGAGGGCTCGTCGAGGAAGATCAGGGGCGGAGCGTGCATGAGCCCCAGCGCGATGTCGAGTCGACGCTTCTGCCCGCCGCTGAGTTGCTGCACGCTGCGGTTCGCGAAAGAGGTGAGATCGAGCGATTCGATGAGCTCGCTCGCCCGCCGTGCGCTGTCCCGGCGAGACATCCCGTAGAACGCGCCCTGGCTCAGCAGCTCATCCCGAACGCGTTGCGAGAAGCTGCCGCTCGTCAGCTGCCCGACGTAGCCGATGCGCGCGCGCACCCCGGCTGCGTCCGTGCGGATGTCGTGTCCGACGATCGTCGCGCGACCGGAGGTCGGCGGGATCAGAGTGGTCAGCATCCGGAGGGTGGTCGATTTGCCTGCGCCGTTCGGGCCGAGGAAGGCGACGAGCTCGCCGCGCACGGCGGTGAAGGAGACATCGGTCACCGCGTGCACCGGTGTCTTCTTGACGGTGAAGACCTTGGTCAGGCCTTCGGTCTCGATGAGGGATTCGTTCATGAGGGGGAGCGTAGAAAGAAATGCGGACAGATCTCGTCCTCGTTGTCTGGCAATCTGTGACGCATGACCGACACGACCGCCCGCGCCCTCGCTCTGCTCAATCTGCTGCAGACGCACAGACATTGGCCGGGAGCCGAGCTCGCGACACGCCTGGGCGTCACCGAGCGCACAGTGCGTCGCGACGTCGATCGTCTGCGGGAGCTCGGTTACCGGGTGGAGTCGACGCCCGGGGCTGCGGGTGGTTATCGATTGGAGGCCGGGAGCGCCGTGCCGCCACTGCTGCTCAACGACGATGAGGCGGTGACCATGGCCATCGGGCTGCGGGTGGCTGCCACTCAGCAGCTGGTCGGGGGGCCGGATGTCACGCTCACGGCGCTCGCGAAGCTCGAACAGGTGCTGCCTTCGGCATTGCGACAGCGGGTCAACGCGCTCGCCGCGTCGGTGCAGGCGCCCCGTATCGGCGATGCTCCGGTGGTCTCGCCGGAGGTGCTCGGAGAGATCGCCCTCGCCACGCGCGACACAGAACGGTTGCGGCTGCGCTACGTGGACGGGGAAGGGCAGGAGAGCGTCCGCCGGGTCGAGCCACATGCTCTCGCACCGGCCGGCCGCAAGTGGTTCCTGCTGTGTTGGGATCTCGATCGTGACGATTGGCGCACTTTCCGAGTGGACCGCATCGTGTCGGTCGAGCACACCCGCGTGCTGTTCAGCCGGCACGAGATCACCGAACAGGAGATCGAAGAGCGCGTGCTCGTGGCGGCGTCCTGGTCGCCGCAGAACGTCACGGCAGCGGCCGTGATGGAGCTGCCGCTCGCCGAGGTGCAGGAGCGTTTCGGGCCGTGGTGGGAGGGGGCGACGCCCGTGGGCGACGACCGCACGCACTGGCCGGTCGGCGGCTCCGATTGGCGGGAGGCCATGTATGGACTGCTCTGGATCCCCGAGGGGGTCGAGTACACGGTGGCGCTGTCCGAGCCGCATCGCAGCGAGCTGCGCGAGGCCGTCGGACGGCTGCTGCGCGCCCTCGACGCTGCTGCGCCGGATGAACTCGAGTGACGGGCCGGTCATCCGAAGACTCGGAGCGTCATCCCAGGAAACGGTTCTAGCGAGGAAGATCACGGCCGGGTAACGTCGTTCGCATCGCGGCGATCCGGGTGGTCCCGGGCCTCAGCTCATACCTGACGGCGTTGCGGGTTCGACTCCCGCCGTCGCGTCCACTTCTCCCGACGGTCCGCCACACCTCCTCCCGTGCGGGCGAGGGGATCTTGCGCGCAGGGGTCCGCGTGCCTAGCTTTCGGTCATGACGAGAACACGAGGCGCGGAGACGGGGTCCGCGGCATGTCGAGACTGACGCAGACTCTGATCCCGCCGTCGCAGCGGCTGTCGGCCGAGGCGCTGGACGATGCGCTGAACCTGGGCGCCGGAGACGCCCTCAGCAAGCGGACGGGCTTCCTCATCATGCTCACGCTCTCCGGCGTGATCGCGATCGCGGGAGTGCTGACCGACTCGACGGCGACCGTGATCGGGGCGATGATCATCGCCCCGCTGGGCACACCGATCCTCGGCATCGCCTGGGGGATCGTCACCGGCCATCCGCGGAGGGTCCTCTCGTCAATCCTGTGGGTCCTCAGCGGGGTCGTCATCGTCATCGCGCTCGGATTGGTGTTCGCGGTCTTCGTCGCGACCCCGGAGAGCCTGTCCACCAACTCGCAGGTGATCGGACGCACCTCGCCGAGCCTGATGGATCTGATGGCCGCGCTGGCGACCGGGTTCGCCGGCGGATTCGCGATGTGCCGCAAGGACCTGAGCGCGGTGATGCCGGGCGTCGCGATCGCGATCTCCCTCGTGCCGCCGCTCGGTGTGGTCGGCGTGTGCGCGGGGCAGGGGCAGTGGCCCGAGGCGCTCGGTGCTCTCGTCCTGTTCCTCTCGAACGTGTTCGCGCTGGTGATCGCGGGCAGCATCGTGTTCACGGTGGCGGGGTACGCGCGGGACCCCGGTTCTTCGCCCACCGCCGATCGGCGCCGGGCCTATGCGATCGTCGTGACGCTGGCCCTGATCATCGCTCTCCCGCTGGCGGCGAACTCGATCGCCTCGATCGCGGTCGCCCGCTGGTCGGTCAGCATCCGGAATGTGACGGCCGACTGGCTCGGAGACGAGAGCGGCGGTCACATCCACGGGCCGGTGCAGTGGAGCGGGCTGACGGCCACGGTCTCCCTCACCACCCCAGACGGCTCGACTCCGCCGCTGGACGACCTTCAGGAGGAGATCGCCAAGACCGTGCCCTCGTACATCGGGGTCGTCGTCGACGCGGGTCAGGGGACCGAGCTCGTCGTGCAGTGAGCGCCCCCATGCGTAGGGAACGACCCCGCGTTGTCAGAAGGCCTGCTGGATGATCGCGGTCACGGCGCCGACGTCGTCATTCGCGTCGAGGATGCCGTCCAGGTCGTCGAAGAACCCCTGGGTGACGATGATCGTGAAAGCGAGGTCGCGTCCGGACGCCGTCTCCATGACGCCGCCGAGTGTCTTGGTGGCGAGTCGGAAGCGCTGGTTGAAGGCGTCCCAGTTGAGGAGGGTGCCGGTCTTCGCGAACACCTTGCCCGCGGCCGGACCGTCGGCCCCGACCATCGCGAGCGAGCCGTCGACGCCGAGCACCGGCAGCGTGGCCTTCCAACGTTCGGCGTCAGGGCGCTGGGCCATCAACGTCTGGATCTGCAGGGCATTCGCCGGTGTCACGTAGTTCCCCTCGAGACCCGAGCCGTCGATGAGCGCTGCTCCGGTGACGTCGAGCCCGGCGTCCTTCCAGATCTCGCCGGCGATCGGCATGCCCGCGTCGCATTCCGAGTCGCCGCGCTCCACCGCGAGACGGCAGACGAGCGTCTGCGCACCGCGGTTGTAGCTGATCTTCATGACATACGTGACCTCCTCCGCGAGGGGGAGTGACTCCAGCTCCGCGACCGTCGGCATGGTGTCGACCTCCGCGCGCTCGGCGAGTTCCGTCCCGGGGTTCGTGGCGAGCGGATCGGCGGCCACCGCGACGTCGGCGCGCCCGAGGGCTTCGATGAACGCCGTGCGTGCGAAGGTGGCGGGGTCGTCGAACGCATAGACCTTGAGCTGCGGCTCGCTGTCGGCCGCGATGGTGCCCGACAGGACGACTTCGCCGTCGTGCGAGGACT
Above is a window of Microbacterium aurugineum DNA encoding:
- a CDS encoding ATP-binding cassette domain-containing protein gives rise to the protein MNESLIETEGLTKVFTVKKTPVHAVTDVSFTAVRGELVAFLGPNGAGKSTTLRMLTTLIPPTSGRATIVGHDIRTDAAGVRARIGYVGQLTSGSFSQRVRDELLSQGAFYGMSRRDSARRASELIESLDLTSFANRSVQQLSGGQKRRLDIALGLMHAPPLIFLDEPSTGLDPQSRANLWEHILDLRTQHGTTVFLTTHYLEEADRYAERVMVMDKGRIIADDDATSLKAKLAGDVLTFGFADAADAASARSVVARLSAAEVTVEDSEISLAVPEGDRLLPVVVRELDAAGITVHRATGVPPTLDDVFLALTGRTLREAGEGAEAAVDSPDPAPSLSGNDMTGVHS
- a CDS encoding helix-turn-helix transcriptional regulator; translated protein: MTDTTARALALLNLLQTHRHWPGAELATRLGVTERTVRRDVDRLRELGYRVESTPGAAGGYRLEAGSAVPPLLLNDDEAVTMAIGLRVAATQQLVGGPDVTLTALAKLEQVLPSALRQRVNALAASVQAPRIGDAPVVSPEVLGEIALATRDTERLRLRYVDGEGQESVRRVEPHALAPAGRKWFLLCWDLDRDDWRTFRVDRIVSVEHTRVLFSRHEITEQEIEERVLVAASWSPQNVTAAAVMELPLAEVQERFGPWWEGATPVGDDRTHWPVGGSDWREAMYGLLWIPEGVEYTVALSEPHRSELREAVGRLLRALDAAAPDELE
- a CDS encoding TIGR00341 family protein; translated protein: MSRLTQTLIPPSQRLSAEALDDALNLGAGDALSKRTGFLIMLTLSGVIAIAGVLTDSTATVIGAMIIAPLGTPILGIAWGIVTGHPRRVLSSILWVLSGVVIVIALGLVFAVFVATPESLSTNSQVIGRTSPSLMDLMAALATGFAGGFAMCRKDLSAVMPGVAIAISLVPPLGVVGVCAGQGQWPEALGALVLFLSNVFALVIAGSIVFTVAGYARDPGSSPTADRRRAYAIVVTLALIIALPLAANSIASIAVARWSVSIRNVTADWLGDESGGHIHGPVQWSGLTATVSLTTPDGSTPPLDDLQEEIAKTVPSYIGVVVDAGQGTELVVQ
- the dacB gene encoding D-alanyl-D-alanine carboxypeptidase/D-alanyl-D-alanine endopeptidase; this encodes MNAAVFLRRGATVAAVAALVLAGATACTTEAPTDPWAVDGLPDAALDVMNQDRYEHATWSIAVHDLETGEVLIDLGADRMVEPGSFAKSYSAGAAWLEWGPDHTITTPVKRTGEVTAGVLAGDLVLVGMGDLTMGGRTKDDGGVDFTNLDHNDANFLPGSTLTPQDPLSGLNELAAQVKASGIDSVVGDVVVDDRLFTGTLGGQAVTPTVINQNLVDVMVQPTEPGEPAGTTLTPAVSPWTVTSTVETVEAGGTTDITIDESSHDGEVVLSGTIAADSEPQLKVYAFDDPATFARTAFIEALGRADVAVAADPLATNPGTELAERAEVDTMPTVAELESLPLAEEVTYVMKISYNRGAQTLVCRLAVERGDSECDAGMPIAGEIWKDAGLDVTGAALIDGSGLEGNYVTPANALQIQTLMAQRPDAERWKATLPVLGVDGSLAMVGADGPAAGKVFAKTGTLLNWDAFNQRFRLATKTLGGVMETASGRDLAFTIIVTQGFFDDLDGILDANDDVGAVTAIIQQAF